The following coding sequences are from one Primulina eburnea isolate SZY01 chromosome 15, ASM2296580v1, whole genome shotgun sequence window:
- the LOC140815412 gene encoding agamous-like MADS-box protein AGL15, with protein sequence MDHTKNTEGKKAFIQRRACLIRKASELSVLCDSEVALFGYSKDGELFEYASSNMAKIMTRVEKCRRIKQGIPVDNDPERDEDLLTEEMEKLKQDNDQHVSGMNLEGMGRKDLRELEQQLDEGLLCIKDRKEAILVRQLEKSREQEQRLMQENETLRIKVEQLERHCASTIYHQPLMMALSDFVPVQGVYGVQMDCNISTGDANAVDVSLKLGPSTSKVCGKRKTPHEERSNDDTFLTL encoded by the exons ATGGATCATACAAAGAATACCGAGGGAAAAAAAGCGTTCATCCAGAGGCGTGCTTGTTTGATCAGGAAAGCTAGCGAGTTGTCTGTTCTATGCGATTCAGAAGTCGCCCTTTTCGGCTACTCCAAAGACGGGGAGTTGTTCGAGTATGCTAGTTCCAA CATGGCGAAGATAATGACAAGAGTCGAAAAATGCCGGCGAATTAAACAAGGTATTCCGGTGGACAACGACCCAGAG AGGGACGAGGATCTCCTGACAGAAGAGATGGAAAAGCTAAAACAAGACAACGACCA GCATGTGTCGGGGATGAATCTCGAGGGCATGGGTCGCAAAGATTTGCGCGAACTCGAACAACAACTAGACGAAGGGCTATTGTGCATTAAGGATAGGAAG GAGGCGATATTGGTCCGGCAACTTGAAAAATCAAGGGAACAA GAGCAACGATTGATGCAGGAGAATGAGACCTTACGCATAAAG GTTGAACAACTTGAAAGGCATTGTGCCTCTACAATTTATCACCAACCACTGATGATGGCGCTGAGCGACTTTGTTCCGGTGCAAGGTGTTTATGGTGTCCAAATGGATTGCAATATTAGCACCGGAGATGCAAACGCAGTAGACGTCTCCCTCAAACTGGG GCCTTCAACTTCTAAGGTTTGTGGGAAAAGGAAAACTCCACACGAGGAAAGAAGCAATGACGATACTTTTCTTACTTTATAA